From the genome of Xiphophorus couchianus chromosome 6, X_couchianus-1.0, whole genome shotgun sequence, one region includes:
- the tprkb gene encoding EKC/KEOPS complex subunit TPRKB has protein sequence MKLTQTLELYPDTRVTQVLFKSVENAAELRQKAVEGKINGALINPTMLVDPFQVLVAANRAFHLHSIGKMKTRSLNSEIIFSLSPTNNISEAFKRFGLSDRDVSVLVVVVHGKDELQAVADVTAMVDGQQLPVDQVSSLSDLEKIRKLYKVTPQEETCGSLLDAVVCRMAIKDVM, from the exons ATGAAACTTACGCAAACGCTGGAGCTTTACCCCGACACCAGGGTGACGCAAGTGCTTTTTAAAAGCGTGGAAAACGCAGCAGAACTGAGACAGAAAGCGGTGGAGGGAAAAATAAACGGTGCCCTCATCAACCCGACAATG CTGGTGGATCCTTTCCAAGTGCTGGTGGCTGCAAATAGAGCTTTTCATTTGCACTCCATTGGAAAGATGAAGACCAGAAGTCTCAACTCGGAAATCATTTTCAGCTTGTCGCCGACTAACAAT ATCTCAGAGGCCTTCAAAAGATTTGGGCTCTCCGACAGAGACGTCTCGGTCCTGGTGGTGGTGGTCCACGGCAAAGACGAGCTGCAGGCCGTGGCGGATGTCACGGCCATGGTGGACGGACAGCAGCTTCCAGTGGACCAGGTTTCCTCACTGTCAGACTTGGAGAAGATCAGAAAG CTGTACAAAGTCACGCCTCAGGAGGAGACATGCGGCAGTCTGCTAGACGCCGTCGTGTGTAGAATGGCCATAAAAGACGTCATGTAA
- the LOC114145965 gene encoding uncharacterized protein LOC114145965 isoform X2, with translation MSDVSTDAVTLELLREARETVRNSPLGVLNTPMIPWCQTTLPLSVSCNIHIKLENMQKTGSFKIRGVANQFSRRPSGGHFVTMSAGNYGKSFAYASKHYGSKGKVVMPETAPESRATLIQTFGVEVEQVPGASLMSAVNRCVQEDNMTFLHSYDDLDLIAGHASLGLEVLEAVPDPDVVVVCCGGGGLLAGVAAAVKLSGCDTTRIYGVEPDGACTMYQSFIEKKPVWMDTHSIASGLAPPSAGRLPFELCRLYVEQIVLVSDDEIRAAVSALYRAGLVVEPSGSAAFAALVSDKIPDLEGKTAVCVLSGGNVGKDELANFPD, from the exons ATGAGTGACGTGTCTACGGACGCCGTCACCCTGGAACTGCTGAGAGAAGCCAGGGAGACGGTGAGGAACAGCCCCCTGGGTGTCCTCAACACCCCCATGATCCCCTGGTGCCAGACCACGCTGCCATTGAGCGTCAGCTGCAACATCCACATCAAGctggaaaacatgcagaaaaccG GGTCCTTTAAAATCAGAGGAGTGGCCAATCAATTCTCCAGAAGACCAAGTGGTGGCCATTTTGTGACCATGTCAGCGGGGAACTATGGGAAGTCCTTCGCCTACGCCTCGAAACACTACGGCTCCAAGGGGAAGGTGGTCATGCCAGAAACGGCCCCGGAGTCCAGGGCCACCCTTATCCAG ACTTTTGGGGTGGAAGTAGAGCAAGTTCCCGGGGCCTCTCTGATGAGTGCGGTGAACCGGTGCGTTCAGGAGGACAACATGACCTTCCTGCACTCCTACGACGACCTGGATCTAATAGCCGGACACGCCAG CCTGGGCCTGGAGGTGCTGGAGGCGGTGCCGGACCCGGACGTGGTGGTGGTCTGCTGCGGTGGGGGCGGCCTGCTCGCCGGGGTTGCTGCTGCCGTCAAGCTCTCCGGGTGCGACACGACCAGGATCTACGGCGTGGAACCAGACGGAG CCTGTACGATGTACCAAAGCTTTATTGAGAAGAAGCCGGTGTGGATGGATACACACAGCATCGCCTCTGGCCTTGCACCTCCTTCTGCAG GCCGGCTGCCCTTTGAGCTGTGTCGGCTCTACGTGGAGCAGATCGTCCTGGTGAGCGACGACGAGATCAGGGCGGCCGTTTCCGCCCTCTACCGAGCCGGGCTGGTGGTCGAGCCGTCGGGTTCCGCCGCCTTCGCTGCGCTCGTCAGCGACAAGATACCCGACCTGGAGGGGAAGACCGCCGTGTGCGTCCTCAGCGGAGGGAACGTCGGAAAAGACGAGCTGGCCAACTTTCCGGACTAA
- the trmu gene encoding mitochondrial tRNA-specific 2-thiouridylase 1 isoform X1, with amino-acid sequence MGLVRHVVCAMSGGVDSSVAALLLKRRGYNVTGVFMKNWDSLDESGVCSTERDCDDAYRVCQTLDIPFHQVSYVKEYWHDVFSNLLKEYEKGRTPNPDILCNKHIKFNHFHKYAIHTLGADAMATGHYARTSQEDEEVFQQSHTTRPTTLFRDRFEIRNPAKLCKGADLAKDQTFFLSQISQDALRQTLFPLAGLTKEFVKKMAAEAGFHHVLKKKESMGICFIGERHFENFILEYLEPKPGNFVSIEDGTVKGTHKGWFTLTLGQRARIGGQKDAWFVVDKDIVTGDVFVAPTTNHPALFRDTARTDRFHWIASDPPAELVRTQMMECHFRFIHQMVLIPCTVTLNMDGSLWISLSQPVRALTPGQFAVLYKGDECLGSGKIIQLGPSEFTLQKGRERLVANRQQNNEPIPDPAG; translated from the exons ATGGGGCTTGTAAGACACGTCGTGTGCGCCATGTCGGGTGGAGTTGACAGCTCTGTGGCAGCTCTGCTATTAAAGAGAAGAG GCTACAACGTGACAGGGGTGTTCATGAAGAACTGGGACTCTCTGGACGAGAGTGGAGTCTGCAGCACAGAGAGGGATTGTGACGACGCCTACAGAGTGTGCCAGACTCTGGACATCCCTTTCCACCAGGTGTCCTATGTCAAAGAATACTGGCACGACGTATTTAG CAACCTGCTGAAGGAATACGAAAAGGGCAGGACGCCAAACCCCGATATACTCTGCAACAAACACATCAAATTCAACCATTTCCACAAGTACGCCATCCACACTTTAG GTGCCGACGCCATGGCAACCGGTCATTACGCTAGGACATCCCAGGAAGATGAGGAAGTTTTTCAGCAGTCGCACACGACCCGACCCACCACACTGTTCAGGGATCGATTCGAGATCAGAAACC CCGCGAAGCTGTGCAAAGGAGCCGACCTGGCCAAAGACCAGACTTTCTTCCTCAGCCAGATCTCGCAGGACGCTTTACGGCAAACCCTCTTCCCACTCGCCGGACTCACCAAGGAGTTTGTGAAAAAGATGGCTGCTGAAGCAGGGTTTCACCAcgtgttaaaaaagaaagag AGCATGGGCATTTGCTTCATTGGAGagagacattttgaaaacttcaTTTTAGAG TATCTGGAGCCTAAACCTGGGAACTTTGTGTCTATTGAGGACGGGACGGTGAAAGGAACGCATAAAG GTTGGTTTACGCTGACCCTGGGCCAGCGGGCGAGGATAGGTGGCCAGAAGGATGCCTGGTTTGTGGTCGATAAAGATATTGTCACGGGCGATGTGTTTGTg GCTCCAACCACCAATCACCCAGCTCTCTTCCGTGACACGGCGCGGACCGACCGCTTCCACTGGATCGCCTCGGACCCGCCCGCGGAGCTGGTCAGGACCCAGATGATGGAGTGCCACTTCCGTTTCATCCACCAGATGGTGCTCA TTCCCTGCACCGTGACTCTGAACATGGATGGTTCGTTGTGGATTTCTCTCTCTCAGCCGGTCAGAGCGCTGACGCCCGGACAG TTTGCAGTTCTCTACAAAGGCGACGAATGCCTGGGCAGCGGCAAGATCATCCAGCTGGGGCCCAGCGAATTCACGCTGCAGAAGGGACGCGAAAGGCTAGTGGCGAACCGGCAGCAGAACAACGAGCCAATCCCCGATCCAGCTGGCTGA
- the trmu gene encoding mitochondrial tRNA-specific 2-thiouridylase 1 isoform X2, whose translation MGLVRHVVCAMSGGVDSSVAALLLKRRGYNVTGVFMKNWDSLDESGVCSTERDCDDAYRVCQTLDIPFHQVSYVKEYWHDVFSNLLKEYEKGRTPNPDILCNKHIKFNHFHKYAIHTLGADAMATGHYARTSQEDEEVFQQSHTTRPTTLFRDRFEIRNPAKLCKGADLAKDQTFFLSQISQDALRQTLFPLAGLTKEFVKKMAAEAGFHHVLKKKESMGICFIGERHFENFILEDGTVKGTHKGWFTLTLGQRARIGGQKDAWFVVDKDIVTGDVFVAPTTNHPALFRDTARTDRFHWIASDPPAELVRTQMMECHFRFIHQMVLIPCTVTLNMDGSLWISLSQPVRALTPGQFAVLYKGDECLGSGKIIQLGPSEFTLQKGRERLVANRQQNNEPIPDPAG comes from the exons ATGGGGCTTGTAAGACACGTCGTGTGCGCCATGTCGGGTGGAGTTGACAGCTCTGTGGCAGCTCTGCTATTAAAGAGAAGAG GCTACAACGTGACAGGGGTGTTCATGAAGAACTGGGACTCTCTGGACGAGAGTGGAGTCTGCAGCACAGAGAGGGATTGTGACGACGCCTACAGAGTGTGCCAGACTCTGGACATCCCTTTCCACCAGGTGTCCTATGTCAAAGAATACTGGCACGACGTATTTAG CAACCTGCTGAAGGAATACGAAAAGGGCAGGACGCCAAACCCCGATATACTCTGCAACAAACACATCAAATTCAACCATTTCCACAAGTACGCCATCCACACTTTAG GTGCCGACGCCATGGCAACCGGTCATTACGCTAGGACATCCCAGGAAGATGAGGAAGTTTTTCAGCAGTCGCACACGACCCGACCCACCACACTGTTCAGGGATCGATTCGAGATCAGAAACC CCGCGAAGCTGTGCAAAGGAGCCGACCTGGCCAAAGACCAGACTTTCTTCCTCAGCCAGATCTCGCAGGACGCTTTACGGCAAACCCTCTTCCCACTCGCCGGACTCACCAAGGAGTTTGTGAAAAAGATGGCTGCTGAAGCAGGGTTTCACCAcgtgttaaaaaagaaagag AGCATGGGCATTTGCTTCATTGGAGagagacattttgaaaacttcaTTTTAGAG GACGGGACGGTGAAAGGAACGCATAAAG GTTGGTTTACGCTGACCCTGGGCCAGCGGGCGAGGATAGGTGGCCAGAAGGATGCCTGGTTTGTGGTCGATAAAGATATTGTCACGGGCGATGTGTTTGTg GCTCCAACCACCAATCACCCAGCTCTCTTCCGTGACACGGCGCGGACCGACCGCTTCCACTGGATCGCCTCGGACCCGCCCGCGGAGCTGGTCAGGACCCAGATGATGGAGTGCCACTTCCGTTTCATCCACCAGATGGTGCTCA TTCCCTGCACCGTGACTCTGAACATGGATGGTTCGTTGTGGATTTCTCTCTCTCAGCCGGTCAGAGCGCTGACGCCCGGACAG TTTGCAGTTCTCTACAAAGGCGACGAATGCCTGGGCAGCGGCAAGATCATCCAGCTGGGGCCCAGCGAATTCACGCTGCAGAAGGGACGCGAAAGGCTAGTGGCGAACCGGCAGCAGAACAACGAGCCAATCCCCGATCCAGCTGGCTGA
- the alg10 gene encoding dol-P-Glc:Glc(2)Man(9)GlcNAc(2)-PP-Dol alpha-1,2-glucosyltransferase, translating to MEKVEGYLFSALCSINFLVSCLLFSKVTREQRDPYMDEIFHVPQAQRYCKGKFKEWDPMITTLPGLYLVSVGIIKPMTWLAKLTGSVVCSTAMLRFTNLLFNCGNFYVLYLLISKLHHRDKTRLMLRRILSAVCLSTFPVLYFFTFLYYTDAGSTFFILFAYLMTLYGCHKASALLGVCAVLFRQTNIVWVAFCAGTVVAAKMDDVWRMEYTKKRDEKPPAVRVPLSSQGVKKVITFSLDFFTSPETVKAVMQVTWPYAVVAAGFLLFVLLNEGIVVGDRMSHQVCFNFPQVFYFFSFTYFFSLPVSLCLHRTLRFSNSLKRHPLFFSVITIVSLLLVWKFTYVHKYLLADNRHFPFYIWKNIYQRHKLIRFLLVPAYIFTGWNFLETLKSRSFFMSLAYLTCLVLATIPQELLEFRYFIVPYLMYRLHMPLPTFSRLVGEFLLYTVVNVATIYLFIAKSFSWPLSLATQRFMW from the exons ATGGAGAAAGTCGAAGGCTACCTATTCTCAGCTCTGTGCAGCATCAACTTCTTGGTGTCCTGCCTGCTGTTCTCCAAAGTGACGCGGGAGCAGCGGGATCCCTACATGGACGAGATCTTCCACGTCCCGCAGGCTCAGAGATACTGCAAGGGGAAATTCAAAGAG TGGGACCCCATGATCACCACCCTCCCTGGCCTCTACCTCGTCTCGGTGGGCATCATTAAGCCGATGACGTGGCTCGCCAAACTGACGGGTAGCGTGGTGTGTTCCACCGCCATGCTGCGCTTCACCAACCTGCTCTTTAACTGCGGGAACTTCTACGTGCTGTACCTGCTCATAAGCAAGCTGCATCATAGGGACAAG ACACGGCTGATGTTACGGCGAATCCTCTCCGCGGTGTGTCTGTCCACCTTCCCCGTGCTTTACTTCTTCACCTTCCTCTACTACACGGACGCCGGATCCACCTTCTTCATCCTCTTCGCGTACCTCATGACGCTGTACGGCTGCCACAAGGCCTCGGCGCTGCTCGGCGTCTGCGCCGTGCTCTTCCGCCAGACCAACATCGTCTGGGTGGCGTTTTGCGCCGGCACAGTGGTGGCCGCCAAGATGGACGACGTCTGGAGGATGGAGTACACGAAGAAGAGGGACGAGAAGCCCCCCGCCGTCCGGGTGCCTCTGTCGTCTCAAGGAGTGAAGAAAGTGATTACGTTCTCCTTGGACTTCTTCACCTCGCCTGAAACCGTGAAGGCGGTGATGCAGGTGACCTGGCCTTATGCCGTGGTGGCAGCAGGTTTCCTGCTGTTCGTGTTGTTGAACGAGGGGATAGTGGTGGGTGACAGGATGAGCCACCAAGTCTGCTTCAACTTCCCTCAGGTCTTCTACTTTTTCTCCTTCACCTACTTCTTCTCCCTCCCGGTGTCGCTGTGCCTCCACCGAACCCTCCGCTTCAGCAACTCCCTGAAGAGGCATCCTTTGTTCTTCTCTGTCATCACCATCGTCTCCTTGCTTCTGGTTTGGAAGTTCACTTACGTCCACAAGTACCTCCTGGCTGATAACCGCCATTTCCCCTTCTACATCTGGAAAAACATCTACCAGAGGCACAAGCTGATCCGCTTCCTGCTCGTCCCGGCTTACATTTTCACCGGGTGGAACTTCCTAGAGACCTTAAAGTCCCGCTCTTTCTTTATGAGCCTGGCCTACCTGACGTGTCTCGTCTTAGCCACGATTCCCCAGGAGCTCCTGGAGTTCAGGTACTTCATCGTCCCGTACCTGATGTACCGTCTCCACATGCCACTCCCAACTTTTTCACGGCTCGTCGGCGAGTTCCTGCTGTACACGGTCGTGAACGTCGCCACCATTTACCTGTTCATCGCCAAGAGCTTCTCCTGGCCGCTGAGCCTGGCCACGCAGAGGTTCATGTGGTGA
- the LOC114145965 gene encoding uncharacterized protein LOC114145965 isoform X1 encodes MFLLVLQMSDVSTDAVTLELLREARETVRNSPLGVLNTPMIPWCQTTLPLSVSCNIHIKLENMQKTGSFKIRGVANQFSRRPSGGHFVTMSAGNYGKSFAYASKHYGSKGKVVMPETAPESRATLIQTFGVEVEQVPGASLMSAVNRCVQEDNMTFLHSYDDLDLIAGHASLGLEVLEAVPDPDVVVVCCGGGGLLAGVAAAVKLSGCDTTRIYGVEPDGACTMYQSFIEKKPVWMDTHSIASGLAPPSAGRLPFELCRLYVEQIVLVSDDEIRAAVSALYRAGLVVEPSGSAAFAALVSDKIPDLEGKTAVCVLSGGNVGKDELANFPD; translated from the exons atgtttttgttggttCTGCAGATGAGTGACGTGTCTACGGACGCCGTCACCCTGGAACTGCTGAGAGAAGCCAGGGAGACGGTGAGGAACAGCCCCCTGGGTGTCCTCAACACCCCCATGATCCCCTGGTGCCAGACCACGCTGCCATTGAGCGTCAGCTGCAACATCCACATCAAGctggaaaacatgcagaaaaccG GGTCCTTTAAAATCAGAGGAGTGGCCAATCAATTCTCCAGAAGACCAAGTGGTGGCCATTTTGTGACCATGTCAGCGGGGAACTATGGGAAGTCCTTCGCCTACGCCTCGAAACACTACGGCTCCAAGGGGAAGGTGGTCATGCCAGAAACGGCCCCGGAGTCCAGGGCCACCCTTATCCAG ACTTTTGGGGTGGAAGTAGAGCAAGTTCCCGGGGCCTCTCTGATGAGTGCGGTGAACCGGTGCGTTCAGGAGGACAACATGACCTTCCTGCACTCCTACGACGACCTGGATCTAATAGCCGGACACGCCAG CCTGGGCCTGGAGGTGCTGGAGGCGGTGCCGGACCCGGACGTGGTGGTGGTCTGCTGCGGTGGGGGCGGCCTGCTCGCCGGGGTTGCTGCTGCCGTCAAGCTCTCCGGGTGCGACACGACCAGGATCTACGGCGTGGAACCAGACGGAG CCTGTACGATGTACCAAAGCTTTATTGAGAAGAAGCCGGTGTGGATGGATACACACAGCATCGCCTCTGGCCTTGCACCTCCTTCTGCAG GCCGGCTGCCCTTTGAGCTGTGTCGGCTCTACGTGGAGCAGATCGTCCTGGTGAGCGACGACGAGATCAGGGCGGCCGTTTCCGCCCTCTACCGAGCCGGGCTGGTGGTCGAGCCGTCGGGTTCCGCCGCCTTCGCTGCGCTCGTCAGCGACAAGATACCCGACCTGGAGGGGAAGACCGCCGTGTGCGTCCTCAGCGGAGGGAACGTCGGAAAAGACGAGCTGGCCAACTTTCCGGACTAA